The window CACCCCGCTGACACGACGTTTCTCGGCCATACTTCCTCTCCTTTTCGATAAGAACCTTCATCCGCAGATGACGCAGATCGGGTGAACGGGAACGTTTCATCCGGGAAGTGCTTGAAGAGCGTCTCTCTCTTTCATTATACTGCGAAACATAGCATGGACAACGAAATCGATCTGCACGGGCTCCTGGTGGCCGAAGCCATCGAGGCGTTCATCGGGTATTACAACGACCGGGTGCGCGGCGGCGATTACCGCCGCATCCTCGTCATCCACGGCTACGGCTCAACCGGCGAGGGCGGGAAGATCCGGACCCGGCTCCGGAGTTTCCTGGCCGGCCACGAGGAGTATCTTTCCTTCGAACCCGGCGAGCATCTCAGCGGCGGAAACCTCGGCAGTACCTTCGTCTTTCCCCGAAAGTTTTTGCCTTCGCCGCTCGATGCCCTGTCCAACGAGATCCTCGACTACTGCCGGAGTCCCAAGACGAAATCGAAGATCGCCGGCAAGTTCCGCAACGCCGGCGAAGCGAAAATCCAGGCGTGCCTCCAGGACCTCGAAAAAAAGAAGCGACTTGCCGTCACTCACAAGGGCGGTTATAAGGTATATACTTCAATATAAGCAAACCGGCCCCGGGATAGGCATAAGCAAGACGAGCTTCCCGAGGCCGGCTGTCAGAGTCGTTTCAGCTCATTTCAGGCCGGGGACGTTGGCGCGCTTCATCTTCTGCTTGAAGTTGAAGGCGGCCCACTTGAACGGCGGGGCCTTCGCGACGCCGACGTTCTCCTCGGTCAAAAACGAAATGCTCCAGGTGTAGATGATGTCGGGGGTGGTCTCGCCCTCGACGTCGACGGCCACCTGGAAGGTCAGCGCCCACTGCACGGGCTGGCCGAAAATATTGCGCTTGAAACAATACCAGTCGGGCTCGACGATGCAGGCGGCGAGCGCCTTCTCGGTCGGCTTGCAGGTGGAGTTGAAGTAGTCGAGGGCGGCTTTCGTCAGCTCCTCCGGCGTGCCGGGGCCGGCGAAGCCCTTGTGGTTGCCGGGCCACTGGCGTTCGGCGATCTGTTTCTCGATGGCGGCCGCATCCCCGACAGCAGCTTCCTCGACCTTCGCCGTGAGGTCGATCAGAGCGGCGTTGTGCGGGTCGTAGCGCAGGCCGAGCTGTACGAGCTGCTTCAGCTCCTCGAACTTCTTGGCCCGGATGGCCTCGGCGAAGGCGCTCATGATCTGGAGGTCCTGGTTCGTCTGCTCGACGATCGCGTCGGCGGTCTCCTTGCGCAGTTTCGGAATAGCGCTGAAGATCTTGTCGAAATACACCACCTCGGCGCTCCAGTCCCAGCCGGAGGGGTTCTTGCCGAGAAGGCCCTCCATGGCGGTTTCGAGCGCTTCCTGCTTCGCGCCGCAGAGCTTCCCGAGATACTCGATTTTCTGCTTCACGACGGCCGAGTCGGTCTTCTCGAACTTTTCCAGCTCGTCGTAGAACGACGCCCAATTCATCGGGTGAATGTTGCCGTTTTCGATCTTGTAGGTGGTCTCCCTGAGCTTCTCACGCTCGTCCCGGAGCGCCTGCCATGCGGCGAGAACCGCCTCCTTTTCCTTCCCGGCTTCGGCAAAGCCTGCCTCACACGCTTGTTCCATCCTCTTTACCTCCTCTTGGAATCGCTTCAGTGCCGGGTGTCCGGCCTGATGATCGTTCGCGAACACGTTCGAGACCTGCTCCACGGTCTTTCCGACCTGCGCCATGAGTTCCTGTCCGGCTCCGGCATTGCCGCGGGCGGTGGTCAGCAGCATCGCCTTGTATGCCTCGAGACGCGCGCGATCCATGTTCTCGAGGTTGTCGCAGGGAGCGTCGCCGGGGTTGAAGCAACTCTTGTAGCCGATCTTTTCGAGTTCGGAAACCATGGCCGCGAGCTTGTCGCGATGCGGCGCCAGCTCGGCATCCGTGGCTTCCCAGCCGTCCTGCAGGGCGGCCGTGTAATACCCTACCGCCTCGTGGAACAGCTTGTGGGCCTTCCGCTGGATCAGGACGTCCTTCGGCTCCATCTCGCCGGTGTTGGGGTCTTGTTCGTCGGCCGTCAGGCTGCCGGCGGCTTTCGCCTCGTCATACGCCTTGACGAGCCCGGGAAACGCCTGCTCGAACGCGGCGATCGCATCTTTCGTATAGTCGATATTATTTGTCGGAAGCCGCTTGGATGGACCGGTTTTCTTTTCGGGAACGGGGTCGGCAGGCGTGGCGGCCGCAACCGGATCCGGAGGGGCGGCGGGCTCGGCGGTCGGTTGCGGTGTCGACGGGGCCTGGGGAGCTTGAGATGCCTGGGGAGCCGCTTCCGCGAACTCGATGCCGGCGATGTCGCTTCCCGTGACGGTGCCGTTCGCGTCCTCGCCCGTTTCCCTGTCGGTGCCGGTGAACTCCATGTGGACGCTCCTGCCCACGAAGATCCAGGCGCGCTCGAGTTGCCGGGTTTTTCCGTCGAGGGTGGTTACCGTGTGGATGCGGGTGTTCTTGTCCCACTCGATCTTTTTGATGTCCTTGAACAGGATGCTCGTCTTCTTGCCGCCGACGGGCGTGTACTCGATCCGGCCGTCGGGGCTGATCGCCGTGACGTCGATGGTCCTGCCCTCGGTGGTCGTGATCGTCGCCCGAAGGTCGGCGGCCCAGACGGCTCCGCCCAGGGCGATCGCGATGGCAACCGGTGCGAGAAAATGAAAACAGGTTCTCATGCCCTTTGATATCCTCCATAGCATCATATATACTTTCATGGGCCGCTGTCATGAAACGGCGAATTCACTATACATGAAAATACCCTTTTGCGCCCTGTGTGCCGATTGCAGTACGGGAGGAAGGGGTTTATCATGAGAGAAGCGATCGAGAATACAACGGTCGCCGGCTTCGAAGCCGCACGAGAAAAGATGACGAAATGACGGACCGGGAATTTCCCGGAGAGATCGGGGCCGACCTTCGCCGGTCCCTGTGAGACGGATACGAGCAGGAATGAACGAACGGGATGCCACGACGAATCGCGCGGCAGAGAACGCATCGCCGGCCGATGAGAGCCGGTTCCGCCTGTTTTTCGACGCCGCGGCCGACGGCCTGGTGGGAATCGATCTTCAGGGGAATATCACCCATGCCAACCCGGCCTCTCTCAGACTGACGGGATACGCTCATGCGGAGATGAGCGGCAGGAACGCGCATGACCTGCTGCATGGTCCGCATCAGGGCGATGACCCGATTCAGGAGGCCGGGTGCCCGCTGAAACGCTCTGTAAGCGAGTCTGGTGCGGAGCATTCCGATACCGATATTTTCCGCCGGAAAGACGGGAGTTCCTTCCACGTCAGATACTCGATTGCGCCGGTTCTCGACGGGAAGCAGCGGGTCGGGGCGCTTCTCTCGTTCCACGAGATCGCCCGGCCGCACGCCGAGACCGATCAGCTCAGGGCGATCCTCGAGGAGAGCCCCGTCGGGGTGTCGATCCTCGACGCCGCCGGCCGGCAGATCTTCAGCAACCGGCGCCTTGCCGAGCTGTTCGGTGTCCCCCACGAGGAGTTGATGGCGCGTTCCTGCGCCTCCTACCTCGCCAATCCAGACGACAAGCTTGCGATCACGAAGGAGCTCGAGCGCACGGGCATCCTGCGCGACAGGGAAACGGCGTTCCGCCGCCCCGACGGGCGCATCGTCTGGGTGCTTCTGAACGCGCAGTTCATCGAGGTCGCTGGCGCCCGCCAGCGGCTGAACTGGTTCTACGATTTCACCGAGATCCGCGACGTCCGGGAAAAACTCACGCGTACCGGCTTCCTCGCCGAGAACGCCCTCGAACTGACGAAGGCCGGCCACTGGACGATCCCGATGGACGGCTCCGGATACTATATCGCGTCCGAACGCGCGGCGAAGATCTTCGGCTACGAGCCCCGCCCCGACTGGCGGTACCACCTGGTCGCCGACTGGCTGGTTCACGTCGAGGAGGCGGACCCCGCCGCGGCGAAGCGCGCCGACGAATTGTTCACGGGAGCGATGGAGGGGCGGTATCCGATCTACGACGCGCGATATCCCTACAGACGGCCGAACGACGGCGTCGTCGTCTGGATACATGAACATGGATATATAACAAAAGATTCGGAAGGACGGCCCGTCGAGATGCTGGGCGTGGCCCAGGACGTCACCGACCAGGTCGTGGCGCAGCAGGCCCTCGCCCGAAGTCAGGAACGCCTCGAACTTGCCCTGAAAGGCGCCCGGCTGGGGTTGTCGGACTGGCGCATCGACGCCGACATATTCGACACGAACGAGATCTGGGCCGAACTTCTCGGCTATACGCCCGGCGAGCTTCTCGAAACATACGGGCGCGGTTCCGCCCGGTGGCGGGCCCTGGTTCACCCCGACGATCTCGAGAAGGTCGTGCGGATCGGCGAAGAGCATCTGTCCGGAAACCTCGACGAGTTCCGGGCCGAGTATCGCATGAAGACGAAGGCGGGGGGCTGGAAATGGCTTCTCGACATCGGCAGGTGCGTTGAGCGCGATGCCGCCGGCCGCGGCACCCGAATGATCGGGATCCAGCTCGACCTCGACGCCCGCAAGGAGGTCGAGGCGGCCCTCGCGAAAGCCAAGGAGATGGCCGAAGCCGCAACCGCCGCCAAGTCGAGCTTTTTGGCCAACATGTCCCACGAGATCCGCACGCCGATGAACGCGATTCTCGGTATGACCCAGCTCGCCCTCCAGACCGACCTCAACCCCCAGCAGCGCAACTACGTCAGCAAGGTGCATCGCGCCGCCGAGAACCTGCTGGGCATCATCAACGACATCCTCGACTTCTCCAAGATCGAGGCGAACCGGTTGACCATGGAGAATACCGACTTCTGGCTCGAGGATGTGTTCGACAACATCGCCGGTCTGATCGGCCTGAGGGCCGAAGACAAAGGCCTGGAACTCCTCTTCAACACGCCGGTCGACATCCCGTCGGCCCTCGTCGGCGACCCCCTGCGGCTGGGCCAGATCATCGTGAACCTCGGAAACAATGCCGTGAAGTTCACCGAAAAGGGCGACATCGTCATCGGCGTCGACGTTGCCGAACAAAGCGAAAGCTCCGTCGAGCTTCACTTCTGGGTCCGCGATTCCGGCATCGGCATGTCGCCCGACGAGCAGGCGAAGCTATTCGAATCCTTCAGCCAGGCGGACGCATCGACGACCCGCAAATACGGCGGCACCGGCCTGGGCCTGGCCATTTCCAGGCGGCTCGTCGAAATGATGCACGGCCGCATCTGGCTCGAAAGCGCTCCCGGGAAAGGCTCCACCTTCCATTTCACGGCCCGGTTCGGCCTCCAGGCGTCTCCCCTGCGCCGCACGGCCCTGACGGCAGACGACGTGAAGGGCATGCGCGTCCTGATCGTCGACGACAACGCCGGCGCCCGCGAGATCCTCGGCTCGATCGCGAAAAGCTTCGGCTTCGCGATCGAAACCGCCTCGAACGGATACCGGGCGATCGAACTGGTCGAACAGTCCGACCGGTCGGGAGGCCGGCCGTTCGACCTCATCCTCATGGACTGGCGGATGCCGGGCATGACGGGCCTCGAGTGCATCCAGCGCATTCGCAGCAACCGCGTCTCACGCATTCCCGCCGTCATCATGGTTACCGCCTACGGGCGTGACGAGGCGCTCACCGATGCAAAGAGGATCGGCATCGCTCCGATCAAGATTCTCACGAAGCCCGTCACCCCATCCACGCTTCTCGACTCGATCGGGGACGTGCTGGGTCGCGTTTCCCCGGTCGATCGGCGTTCGACGACGCGCGACGAAGCGCTCGTGGCGAGCTTGCGCAAACTCGGCGGCGCGAGGGTGCTCCTGGTGGAGGACAACGATCTGAACCGCGAACTCGCCCAGGAACTGCTTCGGCGCGCCGGCCTCGAGGTGGTCCTCGCGGGAAACGGCAGTGAAGCCCTCCGGGTGCTCGGCGAGTGCGGCCGAATCGACGGCATCCTCATGGACTGCCAGATGCCGGTGATGGACGGCTACGAGGCGACCCGGGCGATCCGGGCCATGCCGGCGTTCAAGGACATCCCGATCATTGCCATGACGGCCAACGCGATGGCCGGCGATCGCGAGAAGGTGCTCGACGCCGGCATGAACGATCACGTGGCCAAGCCGCTGAACGTGCAGGGGATGTTCGCCACGCTTGCAAAATGGATCAAGCCTTCCGGAAAAGCCGTGCTGGAGCATGCTCCTGTGGCAACCGAGCCTTCCGTCCGCATTCCGCCGATCGAAGGCATCGATCTGGAGCGAGGGCTGAGCCTCGTCATGGGAAACGCGTCGTTCTACAGGCGTATGCTGATCAAGTTTCGCAATACCCAAGGCCGTTTCCGGGATGCGTTCGCAAAAGCCCGTGCCGACGACGATCCGCAGGCGGCCGTGCGTTGCGCCCACACCCTGAAAGGCTGCTCGGCCAATCTGGGCATCACCTGCATCCAGGAGCGCGCGATGAAGCTCGAAAAAGCCTGCTCCGAGGGAGGGGATCCCGCGACGATCGATGCTCTGCTCGAGGAAACGGCCGCCGAGCTGGATCGGGTTCTGCGGGAACTGGCGGCCCTCGACGAACCGCCGAAGACCACGCCGGTTCCGACACCCGCCATGCACGATCGCCGGGAGCTGCTCGACGTCTGCGACCGGCTTCGGAAATTGTTCGAGCAGGATGACGCGGCCGCGATCACCCTGGTCGAGAACCACGCGGCCCTGCTCCGGGAGGCCTTTGGCGACAGGTTCGCGGCGCTGGAGAAGACCGTCCGTGAGTACGACTTCGAAGAAGCCCTCGCGATCCTCGAGCAGGGCCTGGCGGACGGGGCGGCGGGCTGAATCGGGCCGGAACCTCTATGACAGTCGTGCGCCGGCGCATCAACCTGCATAACCATACGACCTTTTCCGACGGCCGGTTCGCCGTTTCCGAAATCGTCGCCGAGGCAGCGCGCGTGGGTCTCGAGGGCATCGGCATCAGCGATCATTTCTATACGCGCAAGGTATTCCGGAGGAGCGAACCGCAAGCATGGCTGAACTCGGTATGGCCGGCCTACCTGGCCGAAGCGGAAACGTGGCGCGCGGCCGGTTCCGGCGGGCCGAAAGTCTGGTTCGGGATCGAGCTCGACACCTGTTTCGACCGGGTTGAGATGAGTCTGGCCGAGCTGCCGTGGGCCGGCATCAACTCGCTCGACTACCTGCTGGTCGAATACGCGGGCGAGGAAGAGTGGGGCGGCATGCCAGTAGCGAGGCTCGCGGAGCTTCGGCAACACTGTCGTATTCCGGTCATTGTCGCACATCCAGCGATCGACCGCCTCGAAGATTCGTTGCGGCTGGGGCCGCTCTGTGATATGGTACGTCGGTTCGGATACGGCCTCGAGATGCCCGGCGGAAGTCGGAATCCGTGGTTCTGGGCGCGGCGCGACGCGGGCATTCTTCGCGACCTGTGCCTGACCATCGGAACCGACACCCACGAGCGTCTCGAAGACGTCGGAGAGATCGGAAAGTGCCTCGCGTTCCTCGAACGGAACGGGCTGCTCGACCGGCTCGCCGATCCGGACAGACTTGCGGAGGGCATCCGATGAACGGTGAAAAACGCGAACGTGTGGTCATCACGGCGCTCGGCGCCAACAAGCCCGGCGTGCTGGCCGGTATCACGAGGACGATTGCCGAGAGCAACGTCAACATCGAGGACGTCACGCAGAAGATCATGCAGGATTTGTTCGCCCTCATGATGGTGACGGACGTCGCGCAGGCGAACTGTAGCTTCGACGAATTTCAGTCGCGGATGCAGAAGGCGGCCGACGAGCTGAAGGTGAAGATTTTCATCCAGCACGAAGACGTGTTCAAATTCATGCACCGGCTGTGAGCCGCGGAGCGCGCCATGTCGTACAGTCTCGAAGAAGTCATTGAACTGATTACCGCGGTCGGCGTCGAGACCTTCGATATCCGCACGATCACGGTGGGCGTTTCGCTGCTTACCTGCGCCGACGAGGATGTCGAGCGGTGCGCGGCCAAGGTCTACGACAAGGTCATGCGCACGGCGGCCAACCTCGTGCCGACCGCCCAGGCGATCGAGCGCAAGTTCGGCATTCCGATCGTCAACAAGCGCATCTCGGTCAGCCCGGTCGCGCAGATCGCCGGCCCGTGCAAGGGCGACACGGTTGTGCCGGTCGCTGCCGCGCTCGACCGCGCCGCGACCGAGCTGGGCGTCGACTTTGTCGGCGGCTTCACCGCCAACATCCAGAAGGGCTTCACGCGCGGCGACCAGCTGCTCGTCAACTCGATCCCCGACGCCCTGAGCACGACGAAGCGCGTCTGCTCGAGCGTCAACGTGGGCAGCTCAGCGTCCGGCATCAACATGGACGGCGTCTACCGCATGGCCCAGATCATGAAGGAGACGGCCGAGCGCACGCGCGATCGCGACGGGCTTGGCTGCGCCAAGCTCGTCATCTTCTGCAACCAGCCCGAGGACAACCCCTTCATGGCCGGCGCCTGCCACGGCGTAGGCGAGGCCGAGGCGATCCTGCACGTCGGCATCTCGGGCCCGGGCGTGGTTCGGGCGGCGCTCGCGAACGCCGGCGCCCTCGATTTCGGCGAGCTGTCCGAGCTGATCAAGAAGACCAGTTTCAAGATCACCCGCGTGGGCGAGCTGGTCGGCCGCGAGGCCTCGCGCCTGATGGGCATCCCGTTCGGCGTCATCGATCTTTCGCTGGCCCCGACGCCGGCCGAGGGCGACTCGATCGCCGACATTCTCGAGGCGATGGGCCTCGAACGCACCGGCTGTCACGGCACCACGGCGGCGCTCGCGCTGCTCAACGACGCGGTCAAGAAGGGCGGCGTCATGGCCTGTACCTACGCGGGCGGCCTCTCGGGCGCGTTCATCCCGGTCACCGAGGATGCGAGCATGTGCCGCGCCGTCGAAGAGGGCGTGCTGACGATTCAGAAGCTCGAGGCGATGACCTGCGTCTGCTCGGTCGGCCTCGACATGGTCGCCATCCCAGGCGACACGAGCGTCGAGGTGCTTGCCGGCATCATCGCCGACGAGATGGCGATCGGCATGATCAACCACAAGACCACCGCCGTCCGCCTCATCCCGGTCCCCGGAAAAAAAGCGGGCGATATCGTCGACTTCGGCGGCCTCCTCGGCAAAGGCCCGATCATGGACGTCGTCCGCCACTCCCCCGCCGCCTTCGTAAAACGCGGCGGCCGCATCCCCGCCCCCATCCACAGCATGAAAAACTGACCGTTATATACGGTTATGTGTATGTGGGGGCGGGTTTCAAACCCGCCCCTGCGTTCTGTGTGGATGCGTGTCGAAGATGTGTTTCAGGGATGCCAGGATCGATTTCATCGTTGATTCCGGGACTTCGCCGGATGTGCCGACGACGCGCGATACATCGATGGCACGAACCTGGTCGAGGAGGGCGATCGAGTTGCTGGGAATTCCGCCCGTTCCCGCGGAAAGACGGGGATACAGGGCCGGTGAAGCCGCTGACCACCTGGAATGGCGGTCGGTGGTCAGGGGAACGACGATCAGCATCGGATACCTGGGTGTTCCGATATGCTCAGGAAGACCGACGACGAGGACAGGCCGGGTTCCCTCCTGTTCGTGACCGCCGGGGACATGTCGCTCGAGCGCGACGCGGAGGACACAGCCGATGCGGGGAATCACCGCTTCCGGACCTTGTCGAAGGACTTCGTGCGCGGATTCCAGCGAATGGGTGTGCTGGCATCTTCGAATGCCGATAGATACTTCTTCAACTCACCCGGCGAAACGTCTTTTTCGATGTCGGCCAGCGTTTCGCGAAGATCTTCGGCGCCGTCCTCGAGCCAGATGGCATCCTCGGCGATCATCGCCTCATCCGGTTCGTCCGAAGCCGTTTCCCGACGGGTATCCCTGACGGCCCGGCTGATTGCGGCAACGACGAAATCCTTGATCTGGATGCCGAGATTCGCCGCGGCCGTTTTCATTCTCCGGTGCAGTTCCGGGTCGAGAGGAATGTTGATGCGT is drawn from Candidatus Ozemobacteraceae bacterium and contains these coding sequences:
- a CDS encoding type II toxin-antitoxin system PemK/MazF family toxin, whose translation is MIPRIGCVLRVALERHVPGGHEQEGTRPVLVVGLPEHIGTPRYPMLIVVPLTTDRHSRWSAASPALYPRLSAGTGGIPSNSIALLDQVRAIDVSRVVGTSGEVPESTMKSILASLKHIFDTHPHRTQGRV
- a CDS encoding response regulator, translating into MNERDATTNRAAENASPADESRFRLFFDAAADGLVGIDLQGNITHANPASLRLTGYAHAEMSGRNAHDLLHGPHQGDDPIQEAGCPLKRSVSESGAEHSDTDIFRRKDGSSFHVRYSIAPVLDGKQRVGALLSFHEIARPHAETDQLRAILEESPVGVSILDAAGRQIFSNRRLAELFGVPHEELMARSCASYLANPDDKLAITKELERTGILRDRETAFRRPDGRIVWVLLNAQFIEVAGARQRLNWFYDFTEIRDVREKLTRTGFLAENALELTKAGHWTIPMDGSGYYIASERAAKIFGYEPRPDWRYHLVADWLVHVEEADPAAAKRADELFTGAMEGRYPIYDARYPYRRPNDGVVVWIHEHGYITKDSEGRPVEMLGVAQDVTDQVVAQQALARSQERLELALKGARLGLSDWRIDADIFDTNEIWAELLGYTPGELLETYGRGSARWRALVHPDDLEKVVRIGEEHLSGNLDEFRAEYRMKTKAGGWKWLLDIGRCVERDAAGRGTRMIGIQLDLDARKEVEAALAKAKEMAEAATAAKSSFLANMSHEIRTPMNAILGMTQLALQTDLNPQQRNYVSKVHRAAENLLGIINDILDFSKIEANRLTMENTDFWLEDVFDNIAGLIGLRAEDKGLELLFNTPVDIPSALVGDPLRLGQIIVNLGNNAVKFTEKGDIVIGVDVAEQSESSVELHFWVRDSGIGMSPDEQAKLFESFSQADASTTRKYGGTGLGLAISRRLVEMMHGRIWLESAPGKGSTFHFTARFGLQASPLRRTALTADDVKGMRVLIVDDNAGAREILGSIAKSFGFAIETASNGYRAIELVEQSDRSGGRPFDLILMDWRMPGMTGLECIQRIRSNRVSRIPAVIMVTAYGRDEALTDAKRIGIAPIKILTKPVTPSTLLDSIGDVLGRVSPVDRRSTTRDEALVASLRKLGGARVLLVEDNDLNRELAQELLRRAGLEVVLAGNGSEALRVLGECGRIDGILMDCQMPVMDGYEATRAIRAMPAFKDIPIIAMTANAMAGDREKVLDAGMNDHVAKPLNVQGMFATLAKWIKPSGKAVLEHAPVATEPSVRIPPIEGIDLERGLSLVMGNASFYRRMLIKFRNTQGRFRDAFAKARADDDPQAAVRCAHTLKGCSANLGITCIQERAMKLEKACSEGGDPATIDALLEETAAELDRVLRELAALDEPPKTTPVPTPAMHDRRELLDVCDRLRKLFEQDDAAAITLVENHAALLREAFGDRFAALEKTVREYDFEEALAILEQGLADGAAG
- a CDS encoding PHP domain-containing protein — its product is MTVVRRRINLHNHTTFSDGRFAVSEIVAEAARVGLEGIGISDHFYTRKVFRRSEPQAWLNSVWPAYLAEAETWRAAGSGGPKVWFGIELDTCFDRVEMSLAELPWAGINSLDYLLVEYAGEEEWGGMPVARLAELRQHCRIPVIVAHPAIDRLEDSLRLGPLCDMVRRFGYGLEMPGGSRNPWFWARRDAGILRDLCLTIGTDTHERLEDVGEIGKCLAFLERNGLLDRLADPDRLAEGIR
- a CDS encoding ACT domain-containing protein, whose amino-acid sequence is MNGEKRERVVITALGANKPGVLAGITRTIAESNVNIEDVTQKIMQDLFALMMVTDVAQANCSFDEFQSRMQKAADELKVKIFIQHEDVFKFMHRL
- a CDS encoding PFL family protein; protein product: MSYSLEEVIELITAVGVETFDIRTITVGVSLLTCADEDVERCAAKVYDKVMRTAANLVPTAQAIERKFGIPIVNKRISVSPVAQIAGPCKGDTVVPVAAALDRAATELGVDFVGGFTANIQKGFTRGDQLLVNSIPDALSTTKRVCSSVNVGSSASGINMDGVYRMAQIMKETAERTRDRDGLGCAKLVIFCNQPEDNPFMAGACHGVGEAEAILHVGISGPGVVRAALANAGALDFGELSELIKKTSFKITRVGELVGREASRLMGIPFGVIDLSLAPTPAEGDSIADILEAMGLERTGCHGTTAALALLNDAVKKGGVMACTYAGGLSGAFIPVTEDASMCRAVEEGVLTIQKLEAMTCVCSVGLDMVAIPGDTSVEVLAGIIADEMAIGMINHKTTAVRLIPVPGKKAGDIVDFGGLLGKGPIMDVVRHSPAAFVKRGGRIPAPIHSMKN
- a CDS encoding Smr/MutS family protein, with amino-acid sequence MDNEIDLHGLLVAEAIEAFIGYYNDRVRGGDYRRILVIHGYGSTGEGGKIRTRLRSFLAGHEEYLSFEPGEHLSGGNLGSTFVFPRKFLPSPLDALSNEILDYCRSPKTKSKIAGKFRNAGEAKIQACLQDLEKKKRLAVTHKGGYKVYTSI